The proteins below are encoded in one region of Aestuariivirga litoralis:
- a CDS encoding NAD(P)/FAD-dependent oxidoreductase: MTSANETVSTWLVQFDAALKARDISAATTLFGEDCFWRDLVSFTWNHKTMEGRAAIADMLAATLKDAKPSHWKIEGDATTDGDLTESWITFETASGRGRGRLRLKGGKAWILLTTLVELKGHEEKNGTRRIKGAVHGVHKNRETWLESREREERELGHKVQPYCLIIGGGQGGIILGARLRKLGVPTIIIEKNKNPGDSWRKRYKSLCLHDPIWYDHLPYMPFPADWPIFSPKDKIADWLEMYTKVMELNYWGSTTCESARYDEKKKEWVVKVKRAGKAITLKPKQLVLATGLSGFPNMPKSKGEASFKGDIHHSSKHPGPDAYKGKKAVIIGSNNSAHDIAAALWENGCDVTMVQRTSTMIARSDTLMELEAGPLFSEEAVARGIDVHKADLLYAANPYKEQAKGLIPVTNAIRERDAEFYKRLEKAGFMLDFGDDGSGLHVKYIRRGSGYYIDVGASELIADGKIKLKTKVSIAEVKPKSVVFTDGSEVKADLIVYATGYGNMNNWAAKLISQDVADKVGRCWGIGSNTIKDPGPWEGEPRNMWKPTQQEALWFHGGNLHQSRHMSQFLSLQIKARMEGIGTPVYGLQEVHHKA; the protein is encoded by the coding sequence ATGACATCGGCAAATGAAACAGTTTCAACCTGGCTGGTGCAATTTGATGCTGCGCTTAAGGCGCGAGACATCAGCGCCGCGACAACATTATTCGGCGAAGACTGTTTCTGGCGCGACCTGGTCAGCTTCACCTGGAACCACAAGACGATGGAAGGCCGCGCAGCGATTGCCGACATGCTGGCGGCAACACTCAAGGATGCAAAACCTTCACACTGGAAAATCGAGGGCGATGCCACCACAGACGGAGACTTGACCGAAAGCTGGATCACTTTCGAGACGGCATCGGGCCGGGGCAGGGGCCGTCTGCGCCTCAAGGGCGGCAAGGCTTGGATTCTGCTGACCACACTGGTTGAGCTGAAAGGGCATGAAGAGAAGAATGGCACGCGCCGCATCAAGGGCGCTGTTCATGGCGTGCACAAGAACCGTGAGACCTGGCTTGAATCGCGTGAGCGGGAAGAGCGTGAGCTGGGCCACAAAGTGCAGCCCTATTGCCTGATCATCGGCGGCGGGCAGGGCGGCATCATATTGGGCGCGCGGTTGCGCAAGCTGGGCGTGCCGACGATTATCATCGAAAAGAACAAGAACCCCGGCGACAGCTGGCGCAAGCGCTACAAGTCGCTCTGCCTGCATGATCCAATCTGGTACGATCATTTGCCCTATATGCCATTCCCGGCGGACTGGCCGATCTTCTCGCCCAAGGACAAGATCGCTGATTGGCTGGAAATGTATACCAAGGTGATGGAGCTGAATTACTGGGGCTCCACCACTTGTGAAAGCGCCAGATACGACGAAAAGAAAAAGGAATGGGTGGTGAAGGTGAAGCGGGCCGGCAAGGCCATTACCTTGAAGCCCAAGCAATTGGTGCTGGCCACCGGCCTTTCGGGTTTCCCCAACATGCCGAAATCAAAAGGTGAAGCCAGCTTCAAGGGCGACATCCACCACTCGTCGAAACATCCGGGCCCTGATGCCTACAAGGGCAAGAAGGCCGTCATCATCGGCTCGAACAATTCGGCGCATGATATTGCAGCGGCACTCTGGGAAAATGGATGTGACGTCACGATGGTGCAGCGGACCAGCACGATGATCGCGCGCTCCGATACATTGATGGAGCTGGAGGCCGGGCCGCTGTTTTCGGAAGAGGCGGTGGCGCGCGGCATCGATGTGCACAAGGCTGATCTGCTCTATGCGGCCAATCCCTACAAGGAACAGGCCAAGGGTTTGATCCCGGTGACCAACGCAATCCGCGAGCGTGATGCAGAATTCTACAAGCGCCTGGAGAAAGCTGGCTTCATGCTGGACTTTGGCGATGATGGTTCGGGCCTGCATGTGAAATATATCCGCCGTGGCTCAGGCTATTACATTGACGTCGGCGCCTCGGAACTGATCGCGGACGGCAAAATAAAATTAAAGACCAAGGTATCGATTGCCGAGGTCAAGCCGAAATCGGTGGTGTTCACCGATGGCAGCGAGGTGAAGGCCGACCTGATCGTCTATGCCACCGGCTATGGCAACATGAACAACTGGGCAGCAAAGCTGATCTCGCAGGATGTTGCCGACAAGGTGGGCCGCTGCTGGGGTATAGGCTCTAATACCATCAAGGATCCGGGCCCGTGGGAAGGTGAGCCGCGCAATATGTGGAAGCCGACGCAGCAGGAAGCGCTGTGGTTCCATGGCGGCAATCTGCATCAGTCGCGCCACATGTCGCAATTCCTGTCACTACAGATCAAGGCGCGGATGGAAGGGATTGGTACGCCGGTTTACGGATTGCAGGAAGTGCATCACAAGGCGTGA